The Toxorhynchites rutilus septentrionalis strain SRP chromosome 3, ASM2978413v1, whole genome shotgun sequence genome includes a region encoding these proteins:
- the LOC129778764 gene encoding uncharacterized protein LOC129778764, with product MPTNYKRKSNRQSWTAQQLEQAIKAVKSGSPVKTAARTYAIPRSTLIRHLTSPTVSTRLGPLDSVFNSQQEEELVQHLLDLEKRFYGITMSNVRTLAFDLAEKNGLPHPFNKSTKMAGKAWLSNFLTRNPKLSFRKPEATSAARARGFNKPAVSAFYDLLEEALKDPKLTPDRVLNADETSVCTVPPKKSKVAALKGKKQVGGITSAERGETATAVMCMSATGQHLSPFFIFLRMRMHEALKKGASRGSKFACNASCYMMVEIFNEWFDHFLEPVLTVLPCS from the exons ATGCCTACAAATTACAAGCGCAAGAGTAACCGGCAGTCATGGACCGCTCAGCAGTTAGAACAAGCCATTAAGGCTGTAAAAAGTGGATCGCCGGTGAAGACAGCAGCAAGAACTTACGCAATTCCAAGATCCACACTGATTCGCCACCTAACAAGTCCAACTGTATCAACTCGGCTAGGACCTCTTGATTCCGTATTCAATTCTCAACAAGAAGAGGAGCTGGTACAACATCTGTTGGATTTGGAAAAGAGGTTCTATGGAATAACGATGAGTAATGTTCGAACGCTTGCTTTTGATCTGGCCGAAAAAAATGGGTTGCCACACCCGTTCAACAAGTCTACCAAGATGGCTGGAAAAGCTTGGCTAAGCAATTTTCTGACACGAAATCCCAAATTGTCGTTCCGTAAACCTGAAGCTACCTCTGCCGCCCGAGCCAGAGGCTTCAATAAGCCGGCAGTATCTGCGTTTTACGATTTGCTGGAAGAAGCGCTGAAAGATCCCAAATTGACGCCAGATCGTGTTTTGAACGCCGATGAGACTAGTGTTTGTACC GTTCCTCCGAAGAAGTCTAAGGTAGCGGCATTGAAAGGAAAAAAACAGGTTGGTGGTATTACATCTGCGGAACGTGGAGAAACAGCTACGGCAGTAATGTGCATGTCCGCAACCGGACAGCACCTTTCGCCGTTCTTCATTTTTCTACGCATGCGGATGCACGAAGCTTTGAAGAAAGGGGCATCACGTGGAAGCAAATTTGCCTGTAATGCATCGTGTTACATGATGGTCGAAATATTCAATGAGTGGTTCGATCACTTTTTGGAGCCAGTCCTGACAGTCCTGCCTTGCTCATAA